The Saccharopolyspora gregorii genomic interval TGTTCGTCGGTGATCCCGGCTGGCTCGCCGCTGCGCGGCGCGGGTACCACCGAGGATGCTCGACCAACGCCTTCTTCCTGCTGCGACAGGAACTTCCGCACGTCCAACGACCCGTACATGACGCCTCCCCGGCTCGGGTTTCGGCCGCAGGTTATCCACAGCTTGTGCACAGCCGCAGCCCCCCACAGAGTGATTCGAGTGAGACGCTGAGTAATCAAGCGGCCGTGGTTCTCTCCACTGGGGAGGAGCCGACCGTCCCAGCCGAACCGGATGGTCGTCCACTGTGGAACGGACCGTGATCCGCCGGTCGACCCGGCCCGCGGGCGCGGCCGGGGCGGTCCCGCGGAGACCCCGCACCGCGGGGGAACGGTCGCACCGGCTGCTCCGTCCAGATGCGTAGTGGCGGAACCGGTGACCGCGCGCACCGGTGGAAGACGGCCGCCCACGGTCGGGTGCCGGGTGCCCGCCCACCGGGTGACACGGCCCGGTCCGGAAGCGGTCCAGGCGACGTCGAGTAGCCGACTTCGCCGCTGGTCCCTCCCGAAATCGGGGCCGCCGTGCCACAATCGTGGAGCTGACCCACCCCCGGTCAGCGACTGTGGAGATCCCCTCCGACCCCCGCGCTCCTCCCCCTGGCGTGGGGGTCCTCCGCTGCCCGGGGTCGCCCGGCGCTCACCGACACGCCAGCGGCGGATCGGACACAGCCACTCCAGGTTTCGCAACGGAACCGTTATCGTGTGCGCGTGGCTCTAGGACGAATGAAGACCGGACGCCGGCAGCAGGACGCGCGGAGCAAGTCCGCGAACCAGCAGCAGGCCAACGAACCGGATCACGAGCTCGACTCGTACCTCGCGGCCTTGGCCCCGAAGGAAGACCTCGAAACCACCGGCTCCGGCCGCGGGTTCGGCGGTGCCGAGGTCTACCAGCTGCGCCTGCCGCTGATGGCCAACGAGAAGCTCAAGGAGCTCGCCGCCCGCCAGGGCACGTCGCCCGGCGCGCTGGCGAGGGATTGGGTGATGCAGCACCTGTCGCAGTCCGACGAACCGGCACCGGAACCCCCGCACGGCGTGGCCCGACCTCAGCAGCAGCCCCAGCAGCAGCCCCAGCAGCAGCCGCAGCCGGACGCGACCCCAGCCTGGCCGCAGCAGGAGGCGGGCTACGAGCCGGCCGGCTACGGCCAGCAGCCCGAGTACGACCCGTACGCGTACGCCTACGGCGACGAGACCGACACCGAGATCACCATCCCGCGCGGCGGCCGGCTGCGCTGACCCCGTCCCGGCCGTGTCCGGGCGGCGCTGACCCCGTTCCGGCCTCCGACCCCCGACCGTTCCGAAGCAGTCCCCGAACTCCGCCGGTGGAGGCGACCCCCGACCGCCTCCGCCGGCGGTTCCACGTCCGGACCGCGGGAGGACCGCTCAGAGACCCAGTTCCCGGGCGATGAGCATCCGCTGGACCTCGCTGGTGCCCTCGCCGATCTCCAGGATCTTCGCGTCCCGGTAGAAGCGGCCGACGGGCGTCTCGTTCATGAACCCGTAGCCGCCGAAGATCTGGGTGGCGTCCCGCGCGTTGTCCATCGCGGCGTCCGAGGAGGTGAGCTTGGCCAGCGCCGCCTGCTTGCGGAACGGTTCGCCGCGCAGCATCCGGGACGCCGCGTCGTAGTAGGCGAGCCGGGCGTTGCCGGCCCGCAGCTCCATGTCCGCGATCTTGAACTGGATGGCCTGGTACTCGCCGATGCGGTGGCCGAACGCCTCCCGCTCACCCGCGTACCGCAGGCATTCGTCGACGCAGCCCTGGGCGAGCCCGGTGCCGAGCGCGGCGATCGCGACGCGGCCCTCGCTGAGGATGGACAGGAACTGCGCGTAGCCGCGCCCGCGTTCGCCGAGCAGGTTCGCCGCGGGCACCCGGCAGTCGTCGAAGGACAGCTCGTGGGTGTCGGAGGCGTTCCAGCCGACCTTGGAGTACTTCGGCGCGACGTGGAACCCGGGGGTGCCGGACGGCACGATGATGGTGGAGATCTCCTTGCCGCCGTCGGGCTTGCTGCCGGTGACGGCGGTGACGGTGACGAAGCCGGTGATGTCGGTGCCGGAGTTGGTGATGAACGCCTTGGAGCCGTTGAGCACCCACTGGTCGCCGTCGAGGACGGCGGTGGTGCGGGTGGCGCCGGCGTCGGAACCGCCGCCGGGTTCGGTGAGCCCGAACGCGCCGAGGACCTCGGCGGTGCACAGCTTCGGCAGCCAGGTGCGGCGCTGCTCCTCGTCGCCGAAGCGGGCGATGGGCATGGCGCCCAGCGACACCCCGGCTTCGAGGGTGATCGCCAGCGAGGAGTCGACCCTGGCGAGCTCTTCGAGCGCGAGGCACAGCGCGAAGTAGTCGCCGCCCATGCCGCCGTGCTCCTCGGCGATGGGCAGCCCGAACAGGCCCATCGAGCCCATGGTGCGCACCAGCGGGTACGGGAAGGCCTCGCGTTCGTAGTAGTCGCCGATGACGGGGGCGACCTCCTTGCGGGCGAAGGCGCGCACCGAGTCGCGGAGGGCTTCGTGCTCGTCGCCCAGGCGGTGGTCGATCATGTCAGCTCTCCTCGGGTTCGGCGGGACGGGCGGCGAGCACGGCGAGCGGCTGGTCGAGCGCGACCGGCTGGCCGGGGCGGGCGGTGACCTCGGTGACGGTCCCGTCCAGCGGGGCGACGACGGTGTGCTCCATCTTCATCGCCTCCACCACGAACAACGTCTGTCCTCTGCGGACCTCTTGGCCCGCGGTGACCTCGGCGGCGAGCACCGTGCCCGGCATCGGGCTGGTGACGGTGCCGCCGGAGCCGCCGCCGCGTTCCGCGCGTTCGGCCAGCAGCCGGTGCTCGGTGACGGCCCAGGTGCGCCCGTCCGCGGCGAGCCAGGTGGTGTCGCCGTCCCGCGCCCAGCGGTACCGGCGGGTGCGGGAGCGGTGGGTGACGGTGAGCAGGTCGCCGTGCAGGAACGCGCTCGCCCGGCTCGGTTCGCCGTCGAGCAGCACTTCCGCGTCGGAGGCCCGGCCGCGCAACCGCACCTCGGCGTCGGCGAAGCGCCAGGTGCTCCACGCCGGTTCGCCGAGCCGCCAGCCGCCGGGCACGTCCCACGGGTCCGCAGTGCTCGGGTCCGGTTCGGCGGCGGCGAGGCCGGCGAGCGCGGCGGCCACCGGCACCTCGGGCGGCACCGGGTCGGTGGTGAGCTCGGCCAGGTTCCGCTCGATGAGCCCGGTGTCGAGTTCCCCGGCCAGCACCTCGGGCCGGGCCAGCAGCGCCCGCAGGAACGCCACGTTGGTGATCACCCCGAGCACCGCGGTCTCGGCGAGCGCGGCGTCGAGCCTGCGCAACGCGTCGGCGCGCGCCGGGCCCCAGGCGATCACCTTGGCGAGCATCGGGTCGTAGTCGGAGCCGACGGTGCCGCCCGCCGCGATGCCCGAGTCGACCCGGACCCCGGCCGGTTCGTGCACGGCCAGCACCCTGCCGCCGCTGGGCAGGAAGCCGCGCGCCGGGTCTTCGGCGTAGACGCGGGCCTCGACCGCGTGCCCGTCGATGCGCAGGTCCTGCTGGGCGAACGGCAGCGGTTCCCCGGCGGCGATCCGCACCTGCAGCTCGACGAGGTCCAGGCCGCGGCGCTCGCCGACGGCGGTGACGAGTTCGGTGACGGGGTGCTCGACCTGGAGGCGCGTGTTCATCTCCATGAAGAAGAACTCGTCGGGCCGGTCGGCGGAGACGATGAACTCGACGGTGCCGGCGCCCACGTAGCCGACGGACCGCGCCACGGCGACGGCGGCCTGCCCGATCCGGTCCCGGGTGGGCTCGTCGAGCAGCGCCGACGGGGCCTCTTCGACGATCTTCTGGTGCCTGCGCTGCAGGCTGCACTCCCGTTCGCCGAGGTGCACGACGCCGCCGTGCGCGTCCGCGAGGACCTGCACCTCGATGTGCCGGGGACGGGCGACGAACCGCTCCACGAACAGTGTGTCGTCGCCGAACGCGGCGCCGGATTCGCGGCGGGCGGCGGCGATCTGCGCGGGCAGGCCGGCGGGGTCCTCGACGCGGCGCATGCCCTTGCCGCCGCCGCCCGCGGACGGTTTGAGCAGCACCGGGTAGCCGACGTCGCGGGCGGCGGCGATCAGGTCCTCGTCGGTCATGCCGGGTTCGCTGCGGCCGGGGACGACGGGCACGCCGGCGGCGGTGACGGTGGCCTTGGCACGGATCTTGTCACCCATCGCCTCGATCGCGGCGGCGGGCGGGCCGATGAAGGCGAGCCCGGCGTCGGCGCAGGCGCGGGCGAACTCGGCGTTCTCGGACAGGAACCCGTAGCCGGGGTGCACGGCCTGCGCGCCGGTGCGCAGCGCGGCTTCGACGACGCGCGGCACCGACAGGTAGCTCTCCGCCGCACTGCTCGGTCCGATGTGGACGGAAGTGTCGGCTTCGGCGACGTGCCGGGCGTCCCGGTCGGCGTCGCTGTGCACCGCGATCGACCGGATGCCCAGCTCGCGCAGGGTGCGGATCACCCGCACCGCGATCTCCCCCCGGTTCGCCACCAGCACCGCGTCGATCCGGGGTCCGACCGCTCCTGCGGCCACCTCCGCGCCGACCTCGACCACCACGCTCACCTCGTCCTGTTCACCGCTGCGGAACCGCCACCGAGCCCGGAGCGGCCGTCACATCCGGAAGACGCCGTAGCCGACCGGCTCCAGCGGCGCGTTCGCCGCCGCCGACAGCGCCAGGCCCAGCACGGACCTGGTCTGCTTCGGGTCGATCACGCCGTCGTCCCACAACCGGGCCGTCGAGTAGTACGGGTGTCCCTGCGCCTCGTACTGGTCCCGGATCGGCTGCTTGAACTCGTCCTCGGCCTCGGCCGGCCAGTCCTCGCCGCGCGCGTCGAACTGGTCGCGGCGCACGGTGGCCAGCACCGAGGCGGCCTGCTCCCCGCCCATCACCGAGATCCGCGCGTTCGGCCACATCCACAGGAACCGCGGCGAGTACGCCCGCCCGCACATCGAGTAGTTGCCCGCGCCGAACGAGCCGCCGATGACCACGGTGAACTTGGGCACGCGCGCGCAGGCGACGGCGGTGACCATCTTCGCGCCGTGCTTGGCGATGCCGCTCGCCTCGTACTCCTGGCCGACCATGAACCCGGAGATGTTCTGCAGGAACACCAGCGGGATCGAGCGCTTGTCGCACAGCTGCACGAAGTGCGCGCCCTTGAGCGCGGACTCGCCGAACAGGATGCCGTTGTTCGCCACGATCCCCACCGGGTGCCCGTGCAGCCGGGCGAACCCGGTGACCAGCGTCGTGCCGTAGTCCCGCTTGAACTCCTGGAACCGGCTGCCGTCGACGATCCGGGCGATGACCTCGTGCACGTCGTAGGGGGTGCGGCTGTCGGTGGGCACGGCCGCGTAGAGGTCGTCGGGCGACACCAGCGGTTCCTCGACGGGCCGCACGTCCCAGGGCCGCGGGCTGCACGGGCCGAGGGTGCCGACGATGGAGCGCACGATGCGCAGCGCGTCCGCGTCGTCCTCGGCGAGGTGGTCGGTGACCCCGGAGGTGCGGGAGTGCAGGTCGCCGCCGCCGAGCTCCTCCGCGGTGACCTCGGCGCCGGTCGCGGCCTTCACCAGCGGCGGGCCGCCGAGGAAGATGGTGCCCTGCTCGCGCACGATCACCGCTTCGTCGCTCATCGCGGGGACGTAGGCGCCGCCCGCGGTGCAGGAACCGAGCACGGCCGCGATCTGCGGGATGCCGCGGGCGGACATGGTGGCCTGGTTGTAGAAGATCCGGCCGAAGTGCTCGCGGTCCGGGAACACCTCGTCCTGCCTGGGCAGGAACGCACCGCCGGAGTCCACCAGGTACAGGCACGGCAGGTTGTTGTGCAGCGCGACCTCCTGGGCGCGCAGGTGCTTCTTCACCGTCATCGGGTAGTACGTGCCGCCCTTGACGGTGGCGTCGTTGGCGACGATCACGCATTCGCGGCCGGCGACGCGGCCGATGCCGGTGATGATCCCGGCCGAGGGGGCGTCGCCGTCGTAGAGCTCGTGGGCGGCCAGCGGCGAGAGCTCCAGGAAGGGGGATCCGCGGTCGAGCAGCGCGTCCACCCGGTCCCTGGGCAGCAGCTTGCCGCGTTCGACGTGCCTGCGCCGGGACTTCTCCGGACCGCCGAGGCGTGCTTCGGCGAGCCGGGCGTCGAGGTCGGCGACGAGCGCGGCGTGCTCGGCGGCGAACCGCGCGGGCCGGTCGGCCGCGACGTCGAGCGCGCTGGTCAGGACGGGTGCATCCACCGGCGTTCCTCCTGCTCCGGACTGCGTCGACCGCGAGTTAGTCATCGTTAACCACTGGCGATGTTAACGGCGGCTAACTTCGGCGTCTAGTATCTGCTCCGATGACCGGACCGGCCACCGAACGCCCGAACCGCCGCGCGCAGCTCCTCGACGCGGCGGCCGAGCTGTTCGCCCGCTACGGCTTCCACGGCGTCGGCATGGACGACATCGGGCGGGCCGTCGGCATCTCCGGACCCGCGCTGTACCGGCACTTCCGCGGCAAGGACGCGATGCTCGCCGAAATGCTCACCGGCATCAGCGACCGGCTGCTCGACGCCGGGCGCAGCCGCGCGGACGCCACCGCGGACCCGCGGCTGGCCCTGGACGAGCTGGTGCGCAGGCACGTCGAGTTCGCCCTCACCAACCCCGCGCTGATCACCGTGCACCTGCGGGACCTGGACAGCCTCGCCACCGCGGAGCGGCACCGGGTGCGCGAGGCGCAGCGCGGCTACGTCGAGGTGTGGGTGGACGTGCTGCTGCGGACCCGGCCGGAACTCGACCGGGCGACCGCGCGGGCCTCGGTGCACGCGGTGCTCGGACTGATCAACTCCACGCCGTACAGCACCCACCTCGACCGCACCGACATGGCGGAACTGCTGCACCGGATGGCCATCGCCGCGTTGAGCTGACCGCCACCTCCCGCCCAGCGCGCGGGGACGCCGTCACCCGCCAGGGCCCACCGTCATCCGTCCGGAGGAGTGCACCGGATTGCAGGGCCCGCGAGCCGCGCCAACACTGAACGCCGAGGCCGCGCCGGGCGAGTTCCGGTGCCCGGGCCGCCCGGCCCGAACAGCGGCCGCGGCGACCCGGAGGACACAGGCATGGCCACCTTGCGCGCACGGCCGTCGCCGATCCCGACGCGCCCGTCCAGCACCCCCGGCTCCGGGAAGTCCCCGAAGTTCGTGAGCTGGGCGCGCACCACCGACCCGAAGGCCATCGGCAAGCTCTACCTGGCCACCGCGTTCGGATTCTTCATCATCGGCGGCGCGATGGCGCTGCTCATCCGCGGCGAACTGGCCCAGCCCGGGCTGCAGTTCCTCTCCCAGGAGCAGTACAACCAGCTGTTCACCATGCACGGCACGATCATGCTGCTGCTGTTCGCGACGCCGATCGTCTTCGGCTTCTCGAACATCATCCTGCCGCTGCAGATCGGCGCGCCGGACGTGGCGTTCCCGCGGCTCAACGCCTTCTCCTACTGGCTGTTCCTGTTCGGCGGCCTGATGGTCCTCAGCGGCCTGCTGCTGCCGGGCGGCGCCGCGGACTTCGGCTGGACCGCGTACGCGCCGCTGTCCCGGTCCACCTACAGCGCGGGTCTCGGCGGCGACCTGTGGATCACGGGTCTGCTGGTCAGCGGGCTGGGCACCATCCTCGGCGGGGTCAACATGATCACGACGACGGTGTGCATGCGGGCGCCCGGCATGACGATGTGGCGGATGCCGATGTTCACCTGGAACATCCTGGTCACCAGCGTGCTGATCCTGATGGCGTTCCCGGTGCTGACCGCGGCGCTGTTCGGGCTGCTGGCGGACCGGCACTTCGGGGCGCACGTGTTCGACCCGGCCACCGGCGGGGCCATCGCCTACCAGCACCTGTTCTGGTTCTTCGGGCACCCGGAGGTCTACATCGTGGCGCTGCCGTTCTTCGGCATCGTCACCGAGATCTTCCCGGTGTTCAGCCGCAAACCCCTGTTCGGCTACATCGGGCTGGTGTTCGCGACGCTGCTCATCGGGGTGCTGTCGGTGGTGGTGTGGGCGCACCACATGTTCGCCACCGGGTCGGTGCTGCTGCCGTTCTTCTCGTTCACCACGTTCTTGATCGCGGTACCGACCGGGGTGAAGTTCTTCAACTGGATCGGAACGATGTGGAAGGGCCAGCTGACCTTCGAGACGCCGATGCTGTTCGCGCTCGGGTTCCTGGCGACGTTCCTGCTCGGCGGGCTCACCGGGGTGCTGCTGGCGGCGCCGCCGCTGGACTTCCACGTGCACGACACGTACTTCGTGGTGGCGCACTTCCACTACGTGCTGTTCGGCACCATCGTGTTCGCGGTGTTCGGCGGGATGTACTTCTGGTTCCCGAAGATGACCGGCCGGATGATGGACGAGCGCCTCGGCAAGCTGCACTTCTGGCTGACGTTCCTCGGCTTCCACACCACGTTCCTGGTGCAGCACTGGCTGGGCGGGGCGGGCATGCCGCGGCGCTACGCCGACTACCTGCCGAGCGACGGGTTCACCGGGATGAACGTGGCCTCGACGGTGGGGGCGTTCATCCTGGGCGCCTCGATGCTGCCGTTCCTGTGGAACGTGTTCAAGAGCTCCCGGTACGGGACGGTGGCGAACGTGGACGACCCGTGGGGGCACGGCAACTCGCTGGAGTGGGCGACGTCCTGCCCGCCACCGCGGCACAACTTCGCCGAGCTCCCGCGCATCCGCTCGCCCCGGCCCGCGTTCGAGCTGCACTACCCGCACATGCTGGACCGGCTGGAAACCGAGGCGTACGTCGGCGAAGCGCCGCGCGAACTGTCCTCGAAGGACGAATGAACCGTTGGGCACACTGCACAACCGGCGCGGTGCACTCGGCTGACCTCGCACAAATCGTTTCAACCGCGTAACGGCGCCGCCACTGGCGACGATCTTCCCCGTGGCGCGTTCACGCTGAACCGAACGAGTGGAAACCGGCCCGCGCGGCAGTGGTCCGCTTCATAGTCCCCCCGGGAACACCGTCCCCGGGGCCTAGTGTTGAACGCGTCCGGGGAGCCGCCAGCGACAGCCGGTCTTCCTGAGAAAGAGCTCCGAACACCGACGACCGCCTGAACAGCGGGGACCCTCGACGTCCCCGGGAGGCGAGTTCGGGGCGCTGACCCGGTCCGGAACTTTCGATTCAGGAGACCTCCTTGCCCATTGCCCTGTTGGCCCTGGCCATCGCAGCTTTCGGCATTGGAACCACCGAGTTCGTGATGATGGGGCTGCTGCCAGAAGTGGCCTCGAACCTGCACGTGTCGCTGCCCGACGCCAGCGGCTACATCTCGCTGTACGCCCTGGGCGTCGTCGTCGGCGCGCCACTGCTCACCGCGGGCGGCATGCGGGTGCGGCGCAAGACGATGCTGATCAGCATGATGGCCCTGTTCGTCGTCGGGAACCTGGCCTCCGCGTTCGCCCCCACCCACGGCACGCTGCTGGCGGCCCGGTTCATCGCCGGCCTGCCGCACGGCACCTTCTTCGGGGTCGGCGCCGTCGTCGCCGCCGGACTCGTCGCTCGGGACAAGCGGGCCCAGGCCATCTCGATGATGTTCATCGGCCTCACCGTCGCCAACATCGTCGGCGTGCCGCTGGGCACCCTGCTCGGGCAGGCGCTCGGGTGGCGGTTCACCTTCGGCGTCGTCGCCGTCATCGGCGTGATCGCGCTGATCGCCGTGGCGCTGCTCGTCCCGCAGCAGCCGAAGCCGACCGACGTGAGCCTGCGCGGCGAGCTCGTCGCCTTCAAGCGGCCGCAGGTGTGGCTGGCGTTCGCGGTGGTCGTGTTCGGCTTCGCCGCCACGTTCTCCTTCTACAGCTACATCAAGCCGCTGCTCACCGACGTGACCGGCTTCAGCCCCACGATGGCGACCGCGCTGCTGGCGCTGTTCGGCGTGGGCATGACCGCGGGCACCATCATCGGCGGGCGGCTCGCCGACCGGGCGCCGATGAAGACGCTGTACGTCTTCCTGGCGCTGCTGGCGGTGACGCTGACGACGTTCCTGGTGACCTCGCACAGCATGGTGCTCACCGCGATCAACGTGTTCGCGGTCGGGCTGGCCGGGTTCGCCGCCATCCCCAGCATCCAGGCGCGAATCCTGGACAAGGCCAAGGAGGCCCCGGCGCTGGGGTCGGCGAGCATCCAGTCCACGTTCAACATCGCCAACTCGCTCGGCGCCTACCTGGGCGGGCTGGTCATCGCGGGCGGCTTCGGGCTCACCGCGCCCAGCTGGGTCGGCGCGATCCTGGCGCTGGTCGGGCTCGGCTTCGCGCTGCTGTCCGGCTGGCTGGACCGCGCGCCCCGCTCCGGCGAGGTCGTGGCCTCGCACCGGGCCGAGGTCGAGCAGGCCGCGGAGGCCCCGGTCCGCTGACGGCACCGAAGGGGCCGGTCACCCACCCGGTGACCGGTCCCTTCGCACGTCCGGGTCCGGTCCCGGAACCGCGGGGGCGGATGCGGCGGATGTGCCGCGCCGGGCGGAACCCGCTGGTCGACGGATGGCTTCCCGCCCCGGCGCGTGCTGTGATGGAGGACGCCCTGGGCCGGGAATCCGCGACCGGAGCAGCGGGTTGCGCCGAGTGGGTGATCCGCGAGGTCGCGGGTCGCTCCTGGCAACGTTCGACCTTTCGGAGGAACGAGTAGATGACCCAGGTTCCGAACCTCACGCTCAACACCGGCGCGGAGATCCCGCAGCTCGGGTTCGGCGTCTTCCAGGTGCCGCCGGACGAAGTGATCGAACCGGTGGCCACCGCGATCGAGGCCGGGTACCGCAGCATCGACACCGCGGCCGCCTACGGCAACGAGGAAGGCGTCGGCAAGGCCATCGCCGACTCGGGTGTGCGGCGCGAGGACCTGTTCGTCACCACCAAGCTGGGGAACGACCAGCAGGGCTACGACAGCACGCTGAAGGCGTTCGACGACAGCCTCACCAAGCTCGGCCTGGACTACGTCGACCTGTACCTGATCCACTGGCCCGCAGCCGGGCAGGACAAGTACGTCGACACGTGGCGGGCGTTCGAGAAGCTGCACGGCGAGGGCCGCGCCAAGTCCATCGGCGTGTCGAACTTCCAGATCCCGCACCTGCGTCGCCTGTTCGAGGAGACCGACGTGGTGCCCGCGCTGAACCAGATCGAGCTGCACCCGAACCTGCAGCAGGGCGACCTGCGCGCGTTCCACCGCGAGCACGGCATCCTCACCGAGGCGTGGAGCCCGATCGGCCAGGGCAAGGGCCTGCTGGACGACCCGACGCTGGGTTCGCTGGCCGAGAAGTACGGCAAGAGCCCGGCGCAGATCGTGCTCCGCTGGCACGTGCAGCTGGGCAACGTGGTGATCCCGAAGTCGGCGACGCCGTCGCGCATCCGGGAGAACATCCAGGTGTTCGACTTCGAGCTCGCCGACGACGACCTGGCGGTCATCGCGGGCCTGGACACCGGTACCCGCGTCGGCCCGGACCCGGACGCCTTCGGCGCCTGATCCCGCATCCGGAAGCCCGCTCGGCCACGCGCCGGGCGGGCTTTCGCACGTCCGGGACGCGTCGTGCCCGTCCGCCGGGGTTCCGCGACCCCCGGCAGCAGCCGAGGAGGCTGGTCAGGCCGGGACGGGGCGCAGGACGGTGCTGCCGGAGCGCAGGGACGCGACCTGGCTGCGGGTGGCGATCCACTTCGGCAACCGGCCGACGCGCTGCAGCGGGGTGCTGCGCTGCGCCGAGGTGAACGCGGCGGTGCGCGACACCTTCAGCACCCGGGAGCGCCGCTCCTGCTCGTAGGCGCGCAGCGCGGGCCCGGGTTCCCCCGCCACGTCCGCGAGCCGGTGCGACAGCAGCCAGGCGTCCTCGAGGGTCTGGTTCGCCGCCTGCGCCACGGCGGGCGGCATCGCGTGCACGGCGTCGCCGAGCAGGGTGCTGCGCGGACCGCCCCACACCCGCGGGACGACGTGCCGGATGTGCGGGAAGAAGCCGAGGTCGTCCGGTCCGACCTCGGCGAGCAGCGGCCCCACCGGATCGGGCCAGCCGGTGAACATCCGGCGCAGGTCGCGCAGCGACAGCGCCTCGTCGCCCTGGCGCCACGGCAGGTCGAACCACCAGTGCAGCAGGCCGCCCCCGGCGGGGATGAGGCCGCAGTGCGCGTCGCGGCCGGCGATGTTGACCGTCTGGTGCCCGTGCGCCACCGGCACGTCGCTGCGGGTGAGGCCCTGCCAGCTGGCCCAGCCGGTGTGCCGCGCGGGCCCGCCGCCGAGCAGTTCGCGGCGCACCACGGAGCGCTGGCCGTCGGCGCCGATCACCAGGTCGCCCTCGGCGCTGGCGCCGTCGTCGAAGTCGACGACGACGCGGTCGGCGGTCTCGGTGACGGCGATGCAGCGCCGCCCGAAGTGCAGCACGTGCTCGGGCAGCGCCGCGGCGATCTTGCCGGTGAGCAGCCGGCGCGGGGTTTCGATGGTGGGCGAGCCGAGACGCTCCGTGACGTCGGCCAAGTCCGCCTCCCAGAGCAGCCGCCCCGAGTCGGTGATGGACTTCAGGCTGTGCAGCTGGCGGCCCACGTCCTCCAGGGTGACGCCGAGCTGGCCCAGCGCGGCCGTGCCGTTGCTCCACACCGTGACCGCGGCGCCGCCGTCGCGCAGCGCGTCGGCGTGCTCGAAGACCGCGACGTCGTGACCGCCGTCGATGAGACCCTTGGCCACGGCGAGGCCACCGATCCCGGCTCCGATGACGAGAACGCGCATCGTATCCATCCGTCCTGCGAAGCTGGCTGGCTCGCCGATTTTAGCCAACAGTCCTACAAATCCGAGTTGTCGGTCCTCACATACAGTGATGAACATCTCTCGAACGGAGTAATGCGAGAGGTTAATCCACTGGGCGGCAGGCGGGCCCCGCCACCCCGTCCGCGGGGGAAGTAGGTTGCGGGAGCATGAGTCCTCGCGTCGCACCACCGTTCCGCGCCGACCACGTCGGCAGCCTGCTCCGCCCGCCCCACCTGCTCGCGGCCCGCGACGAGTTCGCGGCCGGCCGCATCGGCTCCGACGAGCTCCGGCGCGTCGAAGACGAGGCCATCACCGACGTGGTCGCCATGCAGGAGGAGATCGGCCTCTCCAGCGCCACCGACGGCGAGTTCCGCCGCGGCTCCTGGCACATGGACTTCCTGTACCAGCTGCGCGGCATCGACCGGGTCGACGACTCGGAGCTGACGGTCAAGTTCCACAACGCCGACGGGGACGTCGAGTTCGCCACCCCGGAGATGCGGATCGGCGAGAAGGTCGGGCTGGAGCACACGATCTTCGAGGACGCGTTCACCTCGCTGGCCGACCGCACCCGCACC includes:
- a CDS encoding aldo/keto reductase, which gives rise to MTQVPNLTLNTGAEIPQLGFGVFQVPPDEVIEPVATAIEAGYRSIDTAAAYGNEEGVGKAIADSGVRREDLFVTTKLGNDQQGYDSTLKAFDDSLTKLGLDYVDLYLIHWPAAGQDKYVDTWRAFEKLHGEGRAKSIGVSNFQIPHLRRLFEETDVVPALNQIELHPNLQQGDLRAFHREHGILTEAWSPIGQGKGLLDDPTLGSLAEKYGKSPAQIVLRWHVQLGNVVIPKSATPSRIRENIQVFDFELADDDLAVIAGLDTGTRVGPDPDAFGA
- a CDS encoding FAD-dependent monooxygenase — its product is MRVLVIGAGIGGLAVAKGLIDGGHDVAVFEHADALRDGGAAVTVWSNGTAALGQLGVTLEDVGRQLHSLKSITDSGRLLWEADLADVTERLGSPTIETPRRLLTGKIAAALPEHVLHFGRRCIAVTETADRVVVDFDDGASAEGDLVIGADGQRSVVRRELLGGGPARHTGWASWQGLTRSDVPVAHGHQTVNIAGRDAHCGLIPAGGGLLHWWFDLPWRQGDEALSLRDLRRMFTGWPDPVGPLLAEVGPDDLGFFPHIRHVVPRVWGGPRSTLLGDAVHAMPPAVAQAANQTLEDAWLLSHRLADVAGEPGPALRAYEQERRSRVLKVSRTAAFTSAQRSTPLQRVGRLPKWIATRSQVASLRSGSTVLRPVPA
- a CDS encoding MFS transporter, which gives rise to MPIALLALAIAAFGIGTTEFVMMGLLPEVASNLHVSLPDASGYISLYALGVVVGAPLLTAGGMRVRRKTMLISMMALFVVGNLASAFAPTHGTLLAARFIAGLPHGTFFGVGAVVAAGLVARDKRAQAISMMFIGLTVANIVGVPLGTLLGQALGWRFTFGVVAVIGVIALIAVALLVPQQPKPTDVSLRGELVAFKRPQVWLAFAVVVFGFAATFSFYSYIKPLLTDVTGFSPTMATALLALFGVGMTAGTIIGGRLADRAPMKTLYVFLALLAVTLTTFLVTSHSMVLTAINVFAVGLAGFAAIPSIQARILDKAKEAPALGSASIQSTFNIANSLGAYLGGLVIAGGFGLTAPSWVGAILALVGLGFALLSGWLDRAPRSGEVVASHRAEVEQAAEAPVR